The following coding sequences lie in one Arachis hypogaea cultivar Tifrunner chromosome 4, arahy.Tifrunner.gnm2.J5K5, whole genome shotgun sequence genomic window:
- the LOC112794731 gene encoding protein FAR1-RELATED SEQUENCE 5-like codes for MSNKKPSVVVTDGDKAMRVAIAEVLPSAKYRLHGWHLKKNCIQRVKEPEFRKVFKKAVYANFDIEEFEEYWKTAVESLELMNNSWGINAFIKGFLKSINSILKLVHNLDWVVKYCHNNEVTTQFFSSYYTPVLTTGLDLIELFASKIYTIAVFKEVRKQINGVETLLFLGKDSISTTTVYNFSKIRNRCRVRKVLYNPSEPKIECDCQMWNNESIPCCHIFCVMKHEGLDERFDTEEVV; via the exons ATGAGCAACAAGAAGCCGTCTGTTGTGGTCACCGATGGGGATAAAGCTATGCGGGTAGCAATTGCGGAGGTGCTGCCTTCAGCCAAGTATCGCCTACATGGGTGGCACTTGAAGAAAAATTGTATCCAAAGGGTGAAAGAACCTGAATTTCGGAAGGTGTTCAAGAAGGCAGTTTATGCAAACTTTGATATTGAAGAGTTTGAGGAGTATTGGAAGACGGCCGTCGAGAGTCTCGAATTAATGAACAACAGTTGG GGCATAAATGCTTTCATCAAAGGGTTTCTTAAGTCCATAAATAGCATTTTGAAATTGGTTCACAACTTGGATTGGGTGGTGAAATACTGCCACAATAATGAGGTGACAACTCAATTTTTCTCGTCGTATTACACGCCAGTACTGACAACAGGTTTGGATCTGATAGAGCTGTTTGCTTCGAAGATATACACCATAGCAGTCTTTAAAGAGGTTAGGAAACAAATCAATGGGGTTGAGACTTTACTCTTTTTGGGCAAGGACAGCATAAGCACAACAACTGTCTACAACTTCTCAAAGATAAGGAACCGTTGTAGGGTCCGTAAGGTGCTATACAATCCGAGTGAACCGAAGATTGAATGTGATTGTCAGATGTGGAATAATGAAAGTATTCCTTGCTGTCACATATTTTGCGTGATGAAGCACGAGGGTTTGGATGAAAGGTTTGATACTGAGGAGGTGGTATAA
- the LOC112796455 gene encoding uncharacterized protein isoform X2, with protein MFHIRIKIISPTLQKLVSSLGSNPWLWLASRLISTSSPSSASKDNSFALSYLTHTCGFSPERAITISKRLKLETSEKPDTVIEFFKNQGLSQTMILKVLRTVPDLLLVKPENTLQPKFDFFKSKGFSVSDIHSMILTSPEILKRSLNNEIIPCFNFLDNMFECKHNLMKTVVSYSGVLHIFAKRIEPNIKLLREEGVPESHILRLLEYYGKTIKVCPTRFKKAVEEVKEMKTDPLKLQFVIYVHIKLHLSKSTWERKKGIYRKWGWTEDDISKAFRTHPFCMCTSDSKIEAVMDFLVNTLGCKSSDIIRCPSLLTMSLRKRIIPRGSVVKALLSKGLIKKLSWTVFRYNELEFLDKFVHCYDKEANELLKLYRV; from the exons ATGTTTCATATTCGCATCAAAATTATTTCTCCAACCTTGCAAAAACTGGTTTCTTCGCTAGGTAGCAATCCATGGCTATGGCTTGCTTCGAGACTCATCTCAACCTCGTCTCCTTCTTCAGCCTCCAAAGACAACTCTTTTGCACTCTCTTACCTAACTCATACTTGTGGGTTCTCACCAGAACGCGCTATCACCATTTCCAAGCGCCTCAAGTTAGAAACAAGTGAAAAACCAGATACAGTGATTGAGTTCTTCAAGAACCAAGGTTTGTCCCAAACTATGATCTTGAAAGTCCTTCGAACTGTTCCAGACTTACTTTTAGTCAAACCCGAGAACACTTTGCAGCCAAAGTTTGATTTTTTCAAGTCAAAAGGGTTTTCTGTCTCTGACATTCACAGCATGATATTAACATCCCCTGAAATTCTCAAAAGAAGCTTGAATAATGAGATCATTCCCTGCTTCAATTTCCTTGACAACATGTTTGAATGTAAGCACAACCTCATGAAAACTGTTGTAAGCTATTCAGGTGTTCTACATATCTTTGCCAAACGTATTGAACCTAATATCAAGCTGCTGAGAGAAGAGGGTGTTCCTGAATCACACATTCTTAGGTTGTTAGAGTACTATGGCAAGACAATTAAGGTATGTCCTACGCGATTTAAGAAGGCAGTGGAGGAAGTGAAGGAGATGAAGACTGATCCACTCAAGTTGCAATTTGTTATATATGTTCATATAAAGTTACATCTGAGCAAATCCACATGGGAAAGAAAGAAAGGTATATATAGAAAATGGGGTTGGACCGAGGATGATATTTCTAAAGCATTTAGAACCCACCCGTTCTGTATGTGCACTTCAGACAGTAAGATTGAGGCGGTCATGGATTTTCTGGTGAACACATTGGGCTGCAAATCTTCTGACATTATCAGATGTCCATCACTGTTGACCATGAGCTTGAGAAAGCGAATTATTCCAAGGGGATCTGTTGTTAAAGCTTTGCTGTCGAAGGGTCTGATTAAGAAGCTGAGCTGGACTGTATTTCGGTATAATGAATTGGAGTTCCTGGATAAGTTTGTCCATTGTTATGACAAGGAAGCCAATGAGCTATTGAAGTTGTATCGG GTCTGA
- the LOC112796455 gene encoding uncharacterized protein isoform X3, with the protein MILKVLRTVPDLLLVKPENTLQPKFDFFKSKGFSVSDIHSMILTSPEILKRSLNNEIIPCFNFLDNMFECKHNLMKTVVSYSGVLHIFAKRIEPNIKLLREEGVPESHILRLLEYYGKTIKVCPTRFKKAVEEVKEMKTDPLKLQFVIYVHIKLHLSKSTWERKKGIYRKWGWTEDDISKAFRTHPFCMCTSDSKIEAVMDFLVNTLGCKSSDIIRCPSLLTMSLRKRIIPRGSVVKALLSKGLIKKLSWTVFRYNELEFLDKFVHCYDKEANELLKLYRKI; encoded by the exons ATGATCTTGAAAGTCCTTCGAACTGTTCCAGACTTACTTTTAGTCAAACCCGAGAACACTTTGCAGCCAAAGTTTGATTTTTTCAAGTCAAAAGGGTTTTCTGTCTCTGACATTCACAGCATGATATTAACATCCCCTGAAATTCTCAAAAGAAGCTTGAATAATGAGATCATTCCCTGCTTCAATTTCCTTGACAACATGTTTGAATGTAAGCACAACCTCATGAAAACTGTTGTAAGCTATTCAGGTGTTCTACATATCTTTGCCAAACGTATTGAACCTAATATCAAGCTGCTGAGAGAAGAGGGTGTTCCTGAATCACACATTCTTAGGTTGTTAGAGTACTATGGCAAGACAATTAAGGTATGTCCTACGCGATTTAAGAAGGCAGTGGAGGAAGTGAAGGAGATGAAGACTGATCCACTCAAGTTGCAATTTGTTATATATGTTCATATAAAGTTACATCTGAGCAAATCCACATGGGAAAGAAAGAAAGGTATATATAGAAAATGGGGTTGGACCGAGGATGATATTTCTAAAGCATTTAGAACCCACCCGTTCTGTATGTGCACTTCAGACAGTAAGATTGAGGCGGTCATGGATTTTCTGGTGAACACATTGGGCTGCAAATCTTCTGACATTATCAGATGTCCATCACTGTTGACCATGAGCTTGAGAAAGCGAATTATTCCAAGGGGATCTGTTGTTAAAGCTTTGCTGTCGAAGGGTCTGATTAAGAAGCTGAGCTGGACTGTATTTCGGTATAATGAATTGGAGTTCCTGGATAAGTTTGTCCATTGTTATGACAAGGAAGCCAATGAGCTATTGAAGTTGTATCGG AAAATATGA
- the LOC112796455 gene encoding uncharacterized protein isoform X1, translating to MFHIRIKIISPTLQKLVSSLGSNPWLWLASRLISTSSPSSASKDNSFALSYLTHTCGFSPERAITISKRLKLETSEKPDTVIEFFKNQGLSQTMILKVLRTVPDLLLVKPENTLQPKFDFFKSKGFSVSDIHSMILTSPEILKRSLNNEIIPCFNFLDNMFECKHNLMKTVVSYSGVLHIFAKRIEPNIKLLREEGVPESHILRLLEYYGKTIKVCPTRFKKAVEEVKEMKTDPLKLQFVIYVHIKLHLSKSTWERKKGIYRKWGWTEDDISKAFRTHPFCMCTSDSKIEAVMDFLVNTLGCKSSDIIRCPSLLTMSLRKRIIPRGSVVKALLSKGLIKKLSWTVFRYNELEFLDKFVHCYDKEANELLKLYRKI from the exons ATGTTTCATATTCGCATCAAAATTATTTCTCCAACCTTGCAAAAACTGGTTTCTTCGCTAGGTAGCAATCCATGGCTATGGCTTGCTTCGAGACTCATCTCAACCTCGTCTCCTTCTTCAGCCTCCAAAGACAACTCTTTTGCACTCTCTTACCTAACTCATACTTGTGGGTTCTCACCAGAACGCGCTATCACCATTTCCAAGCGCCTCAAGTTAGAAACAAGTGAAAAACCAGATACAGTGATTGAGTTCTTCAAGAACCAAGGTTTGTCCCAAACTATGATCTTGAAAGTCCTTCGAACTGTTCCAGACTTACTTTTAGTCAAACCCGAGAACACTTTGCAGCCAAAGTTTGATTTTTTCAAGTCAAAAGGGTTTTCTGTCTCTGACATTCACAGCATGATATTAACATCCCCTGAAATTCTCAAAAGAAGCTTGAATAATGAGATCATTCCCTGCTTCAATTTCCTTGACAACATGTTTGAATGTAAGCACAACCTCATGAAAACTGTTGTAAGCTATTCAGGTGTTCTACATATCTTTGCCAAACGTATTGAACCTAATATCAAGCTGCTGAGAGAAGAGGGTGTTCCTGAATCACACATTCTTAGGTTGTTAGAGTACTATGGCAAGACAATTAAGGTATGTCCTACGCGATTTAAGAAGGCAGTGGAGGAAGTGAAGGAGATGAAGACTGATCCACTCAAGTTGCAATTTGTTATATATGTTCATATAAAGTTACATCTGAGCAAATCCACATGGGAAAGAAAGAAAGGTATATATAGAAAATGGGGTTGGACCGAGGATGATATTTCTAAAGCATTTAGAACCCACCCGTTCTGTATGTGCACTTCAGACAGTAAGATTGAGGCGGTCATGGATTTTCTGGTGAACACATTGGGCTGCAAATCTTCTGACATTATCAGATGTCCATCACTGTTGACCATGAGCTTGAGAAAGCGAATTATTCCAAGGGGATCTGTTGTTAAAGCTTTGCTGTCGAAGGGTCTGATTAAGAAGCTGAGCTGGACTGTATTTCGGTATAATGAATTGGAGTTCCTGGATAAGTTTGTCCATTGTTATGACAAGGAAGCCAATGAGCTATTGAAGTTGTATCGG AAAATATGA